CTTAACTACgaaaaaggaagcaagaaagaaatttgaaattcagactttcttctttttttttttttttgcggtacgcgggcctctcactgttgtggcctctctcattgcggagcacaggctccggacgcgcagtctcagcggccatggctcacaggcctagccgctccacgtcatgtgggatcttcccggactggggcacaaactcgtgtcccctgcatcagcaggcggactctcaaccactgcgccaccagagaagccctttttttttttttcaatatataaatttatttatttatttatttttggctgcattgggtcttcgttgctgcacgcgggctttctttagttgcgtcgagcgggggctactcttcattgcagtgcacgggcttctcattgaggtggcttctcttgtggagcatgggctctaggtgcgcaggcttcagtagttgtggcacatgggcttagttgctccgcagcatgtgggatcttcccagaccagggatcgaacccatgtcccttgcattggcaggtggatttttaagcactgtgccacgagggaagccctagactttcttttttcctttggaattgGAGATAAAGGATAGCAGACCTGTGTTAATATTTCTACCTTACAGTCTTGGAagaggttggattttttttttttttctggttgcaccaggtcttagttgcggccagcaggctccttagttgtggcatgcaaactcttagttgcggcatgcatgtgggatctagttccctgaccagcgattgaacccgggccccctgcgttgggagtgtggaatcttaaccattgtgccaccagggaagtccctggattttttctttttaagttttaatttttatttatttagttttttggccatgttttatttatttgtttgtttgtttgtttgccatgCCACCCTGCTTGCGGtatgttagttccccaaccagggattgaatcctgggtcatggcagtgaaagcgccgagtcctaaccacaggaccgccagggaattccccaaggtGGGATATTTTAGGGCCAAACAAGGCAGAGATGTACACACAGGTATGGTCTGACTCCAGAACATGCCTTGGTTTAACCTCTGCTGGACTGTGGGAGCCTCCAGGACACGACCCTGTGGTTTTCAGTCTATGTGTCTCTAACCCCCAAGGTGCAGGTGACCACCTGCAGGCGTGCATACATTTGTATACCTTTTCCCACCAGGTGCTTGTTGTGCCCACCGCCTCCATGCCTaaagcagagtgtgtgtgtgtggcgtagACTCGGCTCTCTTCTGCAGCCTCTTTGGGGCCATAGGACCAGGTGCTGTTTTGAGTGACACACTGTTCTGAACTCTGGGGGCTCCTTGTGCTGGACATGCCTGTGCCCGAAGAGGGCACCCCGCCACCCCTGAGTGGCACCCCCGTCCCGGTCCCAGCCTACTTCCGCCATGCAGAACCTGGCTTCTCCCTCAAGAGGTCTCGGGGTCTCAGTCGGAGCCTCCCACCCCGTCCCCCTGCCAAGGGCAGCATCCCCATCAGCCGCCTCTTCCCTCCTCGGACCCCAGGCTGGCACCAGCCCCAGCCCCGGCGGGTGTCGTTCCAAGGCCGAGCCTCCGAGCCCCTGCAGAGCCCCGGGTATGACCCGAGCCGGCCGGAGTCCTTCTTCCAGCAGAGTTTCCACAGGCTCGGCCGCCTGGGCCACGGCTCTTATGGAGAGGTCTTCAAGGTGAGTCAGTGACAGCTCCCCAGGCCTGTCTGGGGTAACCCCCGGCCGCCTCGCCACCCCGGCTGGGATGGGACAGTGTCCTGGGAAGCCtgttcccctcctttcccctgacGGCCCACCTCTTGGGCTGGCAGGCTTCCCTCAGTGCTGGACTTGGCCGCTTTCTCATAACCCCACATGCAGGCCCCTCTGAGGCCCCCTCAGTACACACTCTCCCCTTGTCCAGAGCCTGGCACGCCTTGCGATGGCTCCCACCTGCCACCTCCTCCTGCCTGGTGCCAGCCGTGTGGGGGTCTTGGCAAGCTCCACAAGGCCCCGGAGCCaggccaccccccgcccccagtgcagtgcccaccccacctccctcctgctGCAAGCACTCAGGTGACACCTCCATGCCaccttttgtttcttaaaatatattttccaatcaTGTATATTTCCTCTAAAATGGTAGTTTTCCTTACACAAGTACTACATGAAGacaattttgttaaaaaatacagAGGCCCCTAGGTCAGGGGAAACCACGGTGATTCTCAGGTGGGCGTTCTTCCTTCCAGACTTTTCTCTGTACTTCTCTGGAATTGACCAGATAGAAACAAACCCATCACATATGCCGCATGGCAGACCACACTGCCTGTGCTGTTCTGTAGGCAGCTTTTTTACTTAACGCATTCTCCTGGGCCTGTACTTAGAGGTTTGCCCTGTCTCTTCTTTCGCTGGGTCTCCAGCAAACCAGCACCTGGGGTGGAGGTTTGTCCAGCTTTGCTCTTGCACACGTGGGGGTCACTCTAAGGTAGCTGCCATGCCATACCTTCCGCACACGTGAAATCTTAACAGAATCATCTGGGTTGTCCTCCTGAGTGGTTGTTCCCCCTCGCTTCCAGGTGCGCTCCAAGGAAGATGGCCGGCTCTATGCCGTGAAGCGCTGCATGTCACCTTTCCGGGGCCCCAAAGACCGGGCCCGCAAGTTGGCCGAGGTCGGCGGCCATGAGAAGGTGGGGCAGCACCCGTGCTGCGTGCGGCTGGAGCAAGCCTGGGAGGAGGGCGGCATCCTATACATGCAGACAGAGCTGTGTGGGCCCAGCCTACAGCAGCACTGTGAGGCCTGGGGTGCCAGCCTGCCTGAGGCCCAGGTCTGGGGCTACCTGCGGGACATCCTGCTGGCCCTGGCCCACCTGCACAGCCAAGGCCTGGTCCACCTTGACGTCAAGCCCTCCAATATCTTCCTGGGGCCCCGGGACCGCTGcaagctgggtgactttgggctgCTGGTGGAGCTGGGTGCATCCGGAGCTAGCGAGGCCCAGGAGGGAGACCCTCGCTACATGGCCCCCGAGCTGCTTCAAGGCGCTTATGGGACAGCGGCAGATGTGTTCAGGTAGGGCTCGACGTGGGAGGCTCTTCCTGGTGTGCGGGGGAGTGGTCAGCAGAGGGTCACCATCCTAGCCCAAAGTCAGGAAGACTTGCTGGGAGATGCTTCCCCAAGGGGTTGGGGGTCCCGCCCTCTAGTTGAGAGGGGTCTGGAGAGTTAAGCTAATCAGAGAACCCTCTGGAGCCACTTTACCTGATTCACTTGTCTCTTCACTCATCTCACCACACCTCCAAGGGAGGGACTATTATTACTCCATTCACAGGGGAATTGGGCACAGCAGGTTAAGGGACTTTCCCCCAGTCCACAGTGAGCAGGTGGTGAGGCTGGGCCTGGACCAGGCCCTGGGTTCCAAGGTCCATGCTGGTCACCACTGCTCTGCTTCTGACAGTAGCATCCAGTCACATCAACAGGATGATGAGAACATCACTGTTAACAACAGCGACCAGAGTGCCAGTCCTGtgggggcggggttgggggggtaGGTGGTGTGTGAGCTACGCTGGGCCTGGGGTCTGTGCTCCATGATATAGTCCCCATCATCAGCTCTGCCGAGACCTTCTtagggcccccagcccctccttccccacctccctggcTCATGGTGGAAGATAGCATCCCTTTCCTACCCTTCTTCTTGGGGGTAGCCTGGGGCTCTGGGTTCTGTGTCTCGAGGTCAACCCTGCCCTTCTTCTGTCCCTGTCCCTCCCAGCCTGGGTCTCACCAT
This region of Phocoena phocoena chromosome 15, mPhoPho1.1, whole genome shotgun sequence genomic DNA includes:
- the PKMYT1 gene encoding membrane-associated tyrosine- and threonine-specific cdc2-inhibitory kinase isoform X2, which translates into the protein MPVPEEGTPPPLSGTPVPVPAYFRHAEPGFSLKRSRGLSRSLPPRPPAKGSIPISRLFPPRTPGWHQPQPRRVSFQGRASEPLQSPGYDPSRPESFFQQSFHRLGRLGHGSYGEVFKVRSKEDGRLYAVKRCMSPFRGPKDRARKLAEVGGHEKVGQHPCCVRLEQAWEEGGILYMQTELCGPSLQQHCEAWGASLPEAQVWGYLRDILLALAHLHSQGLVHLDVKPSNIFLGPRDRCKLGDFGLLVELGASGASEAQEGDPRYMAPELLQGAYGTAADVFSLGLTILEVACNMELPHGGEGWQQLRQGYLPPEFTAGLSSELRSVLTMMLEPDPKLRATAEALLALPMLRRPRPWTVLWYMAAEALSRGWALWQALLSLLCWLWHGLAHPASWLQPLGPPATPPGSPPCSLLLDSSLASNWDDDSIGPSLSPEAILARAAGSTSTPCSGSPASRGRDSLDLSDIDSEPPQGTFPAFEPRNLLSLFEDSLGPT
- the PKMYT1 gene encoding membrane-associated tyrosine- and threonine-specific cdc2-inhibitory kinase isoform X1, which codes for MPVPEEGTPPPLSGTPVPVPAYFRHAEPGFSLKRSRGLSRSLPPRPPAKGSIPISRLFPPRTPGWHQPQPRRVSFQGRASEPLQSPGYDPSRPESFFQQSFHRLGRLGHGSYGEVFKVRSKEDGRLYAVKRCMSPFRGPKDRARKLAEVGGHEKVGQHPCCVRLEQAWEEGGILYMQTELCGPSLQQHCEAWGASLPEAQVWGYLRDILLALAHLHSQGLVHLDVKPSNIFLGPRDRCKLGDFGLLVELGASGASEAQEGDPRYMAPELLQGAYGTAADVFSLGLTILEVACNMELPHGGEGWQQLRQGYLPPEFTAGLSSELRSVLTMMLEPDPKLRATAEALLALPMLRRPRPWTVLWYMAAEALSRGWALWQALLSLLCWLWHGLAHPASWLQPLGPPATPPGSPPCSLLLDSSLASNWDDDSIGPSLSPEAILARAAGSTSTPCSGSPASRGRYTLRDSLDLSDIDSEPPQGTFPAFEPRNLLSLFEDSLGPT